The following proteins are co-located in the Sporolactobacillus pectinivorans genome:
- a CDS encoding MFS transporter — MANKQTNPTWVLVLTSLGFFMAMMDSMIVTTASTAIRNDFGISVGELQWALNAYNITIAAVLLIGVAIGDRIGHRRLYNIGLFIFVLGSVFCALSSNIDLLIASRVIEGIGASVMTPMSMAILTASIPPSERGKALGIWSGIGGLALIVGPALGGLIVAKLAWQWIFWINVPIGLVGIYLSQRELPETQLEGSHLNIIDSILIVFSSAGIIWALSESTSKMVQTSTLIVGVLSIVLGIIFVLRQRYEKKPMIPLSFFKSWTFSGGVISTFLLYASMYGVVFFLPQYLQVADKSNALIAGLQLLPWTGTLVIVAPIAGKAVDKFGERLVAITGLLLQGIGYLWIVLTSVPGSPYWLMIIPLILAGAGISMAGPALQKAALGSVGRAEIAKASGIYNMFRLLGGAVGITVSVIIFYAFGDIVTTTAFAKGFSAAMIGSSILSLLGILSSVGLRSTLVK, encoded by the coding sequence ATGGCAAATAAACAAACAAATCCAACTTGGGTACTCGTGCTCACATCGCTTGGCTTCTTCATGGCGATGATGGATTCGATGATTGTAACAACCGCGTCAACAGCGATTCGAAACGACTTTGGAATTTCGGTTGGCGAGCTACAATGGGCGCTCAATGCCTATAACATTACAATTGCAGCTGTTTTATTGATTGGTGTTGCGATTGGAGATCGCATCGGACACAGAAGGCTGTATAATATCGGTCTCTTTATCTTTGTTTTGGGTTCAGTTTTTTGTGCATTATCAAGTAATATCGATCTTTTAATAGCTTCCCGGGTCATAGAGGGAATCGGTGCCTCTGTAATGACACCTATGTCGATGGCCATATTAACGGCATCCATTCCTCCTTCCGAACGCGGAAAGGCTCTGGGTATTTGGAGTGGGATAGGCGGACTTGCTCTCATTGTAGGGCCTGCACTGGGTGGCTTGATTGTTGCTAAGCTTGCTTGGCAATGGATTTTCTGGATTAATGTTCCCATAGGTCTTGTTGGCATTTATCTGTCGCAACGTGAATTACCAGAAACTCAGTTAGAGGGCAGTCATTTAAACATCATTGATTCTATACTCATTGTCTTTTCTTCGGCGGGGATTATCTGGGCGTTATCAGAAAGTACTTCTAAAATGGTTCAGACTTCAACACTAATTGTTGGCGTGCTCAGCATCGTTTTGGGAATCATTTTTGTTTTGAGACAGAGGTATGAAAAAAAACCAATGATCCCACTTTCCTTTTTTAAATCATGGACTTTCAGTGGTGGAGTCATCTCTACTTTTCTGCTTTACGCCTCCATGTATGGCGTGGTGTTCTTTTTACCCCAATATTTACAGGTTGCAGATAAATCAAACGCATTGATAGCCGGGCTTCAACTTTTGCCTTGGACAGGGACATTGGTCATTGTCGCGCCAATAGCTGGAAAAGCGGTCGATAAATTTGGTGAACGTCTGGTAGCGATCACTGGTCTGCTTCTTCAAGGAATAGGTTATTTATGGATTGTGCTGACTTCAGTACCAGGGAGCCCATATTGGCTAATGATTATTCCGCTTATCCTTGCGGGTGCTGGAATTTCAATGGCAGGGCCCGCATTGCAGAAAGCAGCACTTGGATCTGTCGGCAGAGCCGAGATTGCTAAAGCGTCAGGGATTTATAACATGTTTCGGCTCCTTGGTGGTGCAGTAGGAATCACGGTTTCTGTCATCATTTTCTACGCCTTTGGAGATATCGTGACGACAACGGCGTTTGCGAAGGGCTTTAGTGCTGCAATGATTGGATCAAGCATTCTTTCTCTGCTCGGTATTCTTTCCTCAGTCGGTCTTCGCTCAACTCTTGT
- a CDS encoding alpha/beta fold hydrolase yields the protein MSKNRVLCYDEVGQGEETVFVHGYISDRRIWSQVREHWYGSGHLFFPTLEGFWEESLEVNDSDFSVDNHIEDIVDFLENVCTPPVHLVGWSYGASLVLLVAARRPDLVKSVFAYEPGISSFVLDKKILQQIQRDRVEMASPAIGAVKAGNTKEAVKYIVNGACNREGVFEDFDEELKQRFFDNASTVPLMFTERSAPNLPASSEDLKKILCPVTISYGEYARPAYRLVAKEAAKIIPNSIIQIIPGAMHVVPVTSPEIFLLKILEHLSGVDRRAVSNGK from the coding sequence ATGAGTAAAAATCGCGTCCTATGCTATGACGAGGTCGGACAGGGCGAAGAAACCGTGTTTGTTCATGGCTATATTTCCGATCGACGGATCTGGTCTCAGGTAAGAGAGCATTGGTACGGTTCGGGTCATCTATTTTTCCCTACACTTGAAGGCTTTTGGGAAGAATCTCTGGAGGTCAATGATAGTGATTTTAGTGTTGATAATCATATTGAAGATATTGTTGATTTCTTAGAAAATGTTTGTACCCCGCCTGTTCATCTCGTTGGATGGTCATATGGAGCGTCACTTGTATTGCTGGTTGCTGCAAGAAGACCGGATCTGGTTAAATCCGTGTTTGCTTATGAACCTGGCATTTCATCTTTTGTTTTAGATAAAAAAATATTGCAGCAAATTCAGCGTGATCGTGTAGAAATGGCAAGCCCCGCTATAGGAGCAGTAAAAGCTGGGAATACAAAAGAAGCGGTTAAATATATTGTTAATGGAGCCTGCAATAGAGAAGGAGTGTTTGAAGATTTCGATGAGGAACTAAAACAGAGATTCTTTGATAATGCAAGCACAGTTCCGTTGATGTTTACTGAACGGAGTGCCCCAAATTTACCAGCTTCTTCGGAGGACTTAAAAAAAATCTTGTGTCCTGTTACTATAAGTTATGGTGAGTATGCTCGTCCTGCGTATAGGCTTGTCGCAAAGGAAGCTGCAAAAATAATTCCCAATTCAATAATACAGATCATTCCAGGCGCAATGCATGTTGTCCCAGTAACGTCTCCAGAGATATTTCTGCTGAAAATTCTTGAGCATCTCAGTGGAGTTGACAGGAGGGCGGTATCCAATGGCAAATAA
- a CDS encoding non-ribosomal peptide synthetase — protein MISDNITAKSGAQEGFHKNIANLSEMISYSVENFPDKSIIYVDSRGEKITTYLDTYNESRLILNNLHQSGIKAGDIVVLALEEHSDFIPLIWACVLGGIIPCPIIPRVADMEVWRGSLNHISELLNNPTFIISSRNLKLFDVDNKILKVEDLHNPVSAPAKVDSDNVPDISFLMLSSGSTGAPKAITLTHENILNSLEGKRLATGIEDTDITMNWIAFDHVAALTECHFLPLFTGSTQIQVPAVDIVSDPLFFLKIISKYRVSHTFTPNFLLGQITSLIDSTDGLPEKIQQMDFSCLKRIISGGEANVCETGDRFLNAFADLGMKRSVIWPAFGMTETCAGSIYSTNFENEIGKSEFATLGKPIPGLKIRILGENGEIMNPGQEGELQLHGAMIFNKYYSNEKATKEAFTEDGWFRTGDLGIIEPDSGSLRLVGRSKDSIIVNGNNYFLYELETVIGSLEGIAPSFIAAFSTRPVGSDTESLVVFYTPLSDYNTPQQLRNINIAIRNITILRWGFRPLLVLPVSKDILTKTSLGKIQRSKLRKKYEAGEFDSLIADFASLEKEYTPPIVPAENGYEEKIINLFSKITGISTGEIGATSNFFSLGGTSLEILRLLTSLKGQSDTKRKFSLVDLLRDPTPRGIAHLASSKTANNKEYNPIVPLQEKGVGAPIFMIHPGVGEVLVFVNLANFFMDERPIYALRARGFNPNEKFFESFDELVSTYAAAIKQYRPHGPYYIAGYSYGGPVSLPVAQTLEAMGEKVHVLVIDAPPVIEHPRGKVDRVESALMLSFFLGFIDKSQLDTLGNYLRESEDINPVDYLFSLAPNSRIRELGQDLTTFKRWNDLAYGLSQIGGSYKPKGSVNDITVFYAQPIWGSKADYLETMLKKWDKYSRSPVRYIEVPGEHHTILNPEFVDKFQEIFRSELSKMVSKQGVEK, from the coding sequence ATGATAAGCGATAATATTACCGCTAAAAGTGGAGCACAAGAGGGCTTTCACAAGAATATAGCAAATCTTTCCGAAATGATTTCTTACTCTGTTGAGAATTTTCCAGACAAATCAATTATTTATGTAGATTCTAGAGGGGAAAAAATCACCACTTATCTTGATACCTATAACGAATCTAGGTTGATACTTAACAATTTGCATCAAAGCGGAATTAAAGCTGGAGATATTGTCGTCTTAGCTCTAGAGGAACACTCTGATTTCATTCCTTTAATTTGGGCCTGTGTTTTGGGAGGAATAATACCTTGCCCAATAATTCCACGAGTTGCAGATATGGAAGTATGGAGAGGCAGTCTAAACCATATATCAGAATTGCTTAATAATCCCACCTTTATTATTTCATCGCGTAACCTTAAATTATTTGATGTAGATAACAAAATCCTGAAGGTAGAAGATTTACATAACCCTGTATCTGCACCTGCAAAAGTCGATAGCGATAATGTTCCAGATATTTCCTTTTTAATGCTGAGCTCTGGTTCAACTGGTGCTCCAAAAGCAATTACTCTGACTCATGAAAATATCCTTAATTCATTAGAGGGAAAGCGACTTGCTACAGGGATAGAGGATACCGATATTACCATGAATTGGATTGCTTTTGATCATGTCGCGGCATTAACAGAGTGCCACTTCTTGCCATTGTTCACGGGCTCAACGCAGATTCAAGTCCCAGCGGTTGATATTGTTTCAGATCCACTCTTTTTTTTGAAAATAATTAGCAAATATCGAGTTTCACATACATTTACACCTAACTTCCTACTGGGACAAATCACTTCACTGATAGATAGTACAGATGGGCTACCAGAAAAAATTCAGCAAATGGATTTTTCTTGCCTCAAACGTATTATTTCTGGGGGTGAGGCGAACGTATGTGAAACGGGAGACCGTTTCTTAAATGCATTTGCAGATCTAGGTATGAAACGTTCAGTAATTTGGCCAGCATTTGGTATGACCGAAACCTGTGCTGGATCAATCTATTCAACTAATTTTGAGAATGAAATCGGCAAAAGTGAGTTCGCAACTCTGGGGAAACCTATTCCTGGTTTGAAAATTCGAATTCTTGGGGAAAACGGGGAGATCATGAACCCAGGCCAAGAAGGGGAACTTCAGCTGCACGGTGCGATGATATTCAATAAATATTATTCCAATGAAAAAGCTACAAAGGAAGCATTTACTGAAGATGGATGGTTTAGAACAGGAGATCTTGGCATTATTGAGCCCGACTCAGGATCTTTACGCTTAGTAGGGAGAAGTAAAGATAGCATTATTGTTAATGGTAACAATTACTTTCTTTACGAACTTGAAACAGTAATTGGAAGTCTTGAAGGTATAGCGCCTTCTTTTATTGCTGCATTCTCAACGCGGCCAGTTGGATCGGATACAGAGTCACTTGTTGTTTTCTATACTCCACTGAGTGATTATAATACACCTCAACAACTTAGGAATATTAACATTGCGATTAGAAATATCACAATATTACGCTGGGGATTCCGTCCTCTTTTAGTGCTTCCTGTATCCAAAGATATACTTACTAAGACAAGTCTTGGTAAAATTCAGCGTTCTAAGCTGCGAAAGAAATACGAAGCAGGAGAGTTTGATAGCTTAATAGCAGATTTTGCTAGTTTAGAAAAAGAATATACTCCACCAATTGTGCCTGCTGAGAATGGATACGAAGAGAAAATAATCAATTTATTTTCCAAGATAACAGGGATTTCAACAGGAGAAATAGGTGCGACTAGTAATTTCTTTTCACTAGGTGGTACATCACTAGAGATATTACGTTTACTTACTAGTCTTAAAGGACAATCTGACACCAAACGGAAATTTTCTTTAGTAGACTTGCTTCGAGACCCTACACCTAGAGGCATAGCTCATCTTGCTTCTTCTAAAACAGCTAATAATAAAGAATACAATCCAATCGTGCCGCTTCAGGAAAAGGGAGTTGGAGCACCCATTTTTATGATTCACCCAGGAGTCGGAGAGGTTCTGGTTTTTGTAAATCTGGCTAATTTTTTCATGGATGAAAGACCCATTTATGCTTTAAGAGCACGTGGATTCAATCCAAATGAGAAATTTTTTGAATCTTTTGATGAACTTGTATCTACCTATGCTGCTGCTATTAAACAATATCGACCACATGGACCGTACTACATTGCAGGATACTCCTATGGTGGTCCAGTTTCACTACCGGTTGCACAAACTTTGGAAGCGATGGGGGAGAAAGTACACGTTTTAGTAATTGATGCTCCGCCAGTAATTGAACATCCACGAGGTAAGGTTGATAGGGTAGAAAGTGCTCTTATGTTGTCTTTCTTTCTCGGCTTTATTGATAAAAGTCAACTTGATACTCTTGGTAATTATCTAAGAGAATCTGAGGATATAAATCCAGTAGACTATCTTTTTTCATTAGCACCGAACTCGAGAATTCGAGAGCTTGGACAAGATTTGACGACATTTAAACGCTGGAACGATCTGGCTTATGGTCTTTCTCAAATTGGAGGTTCTTACAAACCTAAGGGAAGCGTAAATGACATTACCGTCTTTTATGCTCAACCGATATGGGGAAGTAAAGCTGATTATTTAGAAACAATGTTAAAGAAGTGGGATAAATATTCTCGCTCCCCTGTGCGGTACATCGAAGTTCCAGGAGAGCACCATACAATCCTCAATCCTGAATTTGTTGATAAATTTCAGGAGATATTTCGATCCGAGTTATCGAAAATGGTCAGTAAACAAGGAGTTGAGAAATGA
- a CDS encoding ArsR/SmtB family transcription factor: MIIKLTEKQEDELRVKVFKALSDPIRLEIIRYLKKVNRGVTCGEIGEIVKMSKSAGSYHFKILREAGLILTRKQSREKYVSLNYDIFDKYVTKFLDSL; the protein is encoded by the coding sequence ATGATTATTAAACTAACAGAAAAACAAGAAGATGAATTAAGAGTAAAAGTTTTTAAGGCTCTATCGGATCCAATCAGATTGGAGATTATTCGATATTTAAAAAAGGTAAATCGAGGGGTAACTTGTGGTGAAATCGGAGAGATAGTTAAAATGAGTAAATCTGCAGGTTCTTATCATTTTAAAATTCTTCGAGAAGCAGGATTAATTCTTACACGAAAGCAGTCCAGAGAGAAATATGTTTCTCTTAATTATGATATCTTTGATAAATATGTGACAAAATTTCTAGATTCTCTTTGA
- a CDS encoding murein hydrolase activator EnvC family protein has protein sequence MKRKYLRTTMILGTAFLLITSYTESYAHATSERQFNTKQSLSSEQQLSKNDRQQDVAINRIKSSEKQIEKIKRSVADKQSKLVESEAISESMKDQIDRLTKQISIRDKLLKERIRSIYINGGAISYLDVLLGADSFGNFLDRLFALKLITETDNKILTAQEKDKKDQVSKQKILKQELINLKNGLADLKKLENDLLQKQKDQKNELALLRKEASKIKEKSMDKKEEKDIVKAQTSSAENRASTLSLKKLSLNKSDFINPTQGYISSGFGNRSFDNSFHPGIDIANSEGTPVKAAADGVVFRAYQSSSYGNTVMVSHQIDGKLYTTVYAHLNAYNVSTGERVTQGQVIGGMGNTGESFGSHLHFELYIGPWTPPPHKGAVNPVSYIQ, from the coding sequence GTGAAAAGAAAATATTTACGCACAACAATGATCTTGGGTACAGCGTTTTTGTTGATAACGAGTTATACGGAGAGCTACGCACACGCCACTTCAGAACGTCAATTCAATACGAAACAAAGCTTATCTTCTGAGCAACAGTTGTCGAAGAATGATAGACAACAAGATGTAGCGATAAATAGAATTAAATCATCCGAAAAGCAGATTGAGAAGATAAAAAGAAGTGTAGCAGATAAACAATCTAAACTGGTTGAAAGTGAAGCAATATCCGAATCGATGAAAGATCAGATTGATCGGCTTACCAAACAGATCAGTATTAGGGATAAATTATTAAAAGAACGGATACGTTCCATTTACATAAATGGAGGGGCAATCAGTTATCTTGATGTTCTTCTTGGTGCAGATAGTTTTGGAAATTTTCTGGATCGATTATTCGCCTTGAAATTGATTACTGAAACAGATAACAAAATACTGACTGCTCAAGAGAAAGATAAGAAGGATCAAGTATCAAAACAAAAGATACTAAAACAAGAACTGATAAATCTGAAAAATGGATTGGCAGATCTAAAAAAATTAGAAAATGATCTACTTCAGAAACAGAAAGATCAAAAAAATGAGTTAGCGTTATTAAGAAAAGAAGCATCCAAAATTAAAGAAAAGTCAATGGATAAGAAGGAAGAAAAGGACATTGTAAAGGCTCAAACGAGTTCAGCAGAAAATAGAGCATCGACTTTATCATTAAAAAAGTTATCGTTAAACAAATCAGATTTTATTAATCCTACTCAGGGTTATATCTCATCTGGGTTTGGTAATCGGTCATTTGATAACAGCTTTCATCCAGGAATTGATATAGCTAACAGTGAGGGAACACCAGTTAAGGCTGCAGCTGACGGAGTAGTTTTCAGAGCGTATCAATCTTCAAGTTATGGAAATACGGTAATGGTTTCCCATCAAATTGATGGAAAATTGTATACGACGGTCTATGCTCACCTAAACGCTTATAATGTATCTACAGGTGAACGAGTGACTCAGGGACAAGTGATTGGCGGAATGGGTAATACAGGCGAATCATTTGGGTCTCATCTGCATTTTGAATTGTATATAGGCCCTTGGACTCCACCACCACATAAAGGGGCAGTTAATCCAGTGAGCTATATTCAATAA
- the merA gene encoding mercury(II) reductase: MITYRMTVQGMTCAGCEDHVASTLEHIGARNIKVNYQRGEALFGLPVSIKKETVERAIVEAHYQPVNFMQIQSEGDSDKEDDYDYIIIGSGGAAFASAIKAREYGARVAMIERGIVGGTCVNIGCVPSKTLLRAGEINNQAKNHPFKGLHTSAAEADLAQLVEQKNELVETLRIQKYENLIGTYGFELIKGEAKFVNEKTIEVNGRQLTGKRFLIATGASPLIPDIPGLNHVDFLTSTTLLELKKIPKRLAVIGSGYVGFELGQLFHHLGTEVTLMQQSNQLLKKYDPEISETITRALTQQGIHFITGIKFKRIEQDGQIKKVHIKTEGKEQVIEAEQLLVATGRKPNTANLNLYSANVKVGTRGEVLIDEFSRTTNPRIYAAGDVTLGPQFVYVAAYQGGLAADNAVGGLGQKTDLDFVPSVMFTTPSTAMVGLTEEQAIKKGLKVKTSVLPLSTVPRAIVNRETTGVFKLVAEAKTLKVLGVHIVAENAGDVIYAATLAVKFGMTVEDLQDTLTPYLTMAEGLRLAALTFDKDISTLSCCAG; this comes from the coding sequence ATGATAACGTATCGAATGACTGTTCAGGGGATGACTTGTGCCGGGTGTGAAGACCATGTGGCAAGTACTCTGGAACATATTGGTGCAAGAAACATTAAGGTTAATTATCAACGTGGGGAAGCTCTTTTTGGGCTCCCGGTTAGTATTAAAAAGGAGACTGTGGAACGGGCAATAGTTGAAGCACACTATCAACCTGTAAATTTTATGCAGATCCAATCAGAAGGAGATTCTGATAAAGAAGACGACTACGATTACATTATTATTGGCTCTGGCGGTGCGGCTTTTGCTTCAGCCATTAAAGCCAGAGAGTATGGCGCCAGAGTGGCAATGATTGAACGAGGTATAGTTGGCGGTACCTGTGTTAATATCGGCTGTGTTCCTTCTAAGACCTTGCTCAGAGCCGGGGAAATTAATAACCAGGCAAAAAATCATCCATTCAAGGGATTGCACACTTCAGCAGCTGAAGCTGATTTAGCGCAACTGGTTGAGCAAAAAAATGAATTGGTTGAAACATTACGGATCCAAAAGTATGAAAATTTAATTGGAACTTATGGTTTTGAACTTATTAAAGGAGAGGCAAAGTTTGTCAATGAAAAAACGATCGAAGTGAATGGCAGACAACTGACGGGAAAGCGTTTTTTAATCGCCACCGGTGCTTCACCGCTCATACCCGATATTCCCGGATTAAATCATGTGGATTTCTTAACCAGCACAACTTTACTTGAACTGAAAAAGATCCCGAAACGTCTTGCGGTCATCGGTTCCGGTTATGTAGGTTTTGAATTAGGTCAGCTTTTTCATCATTTAGGTACGGAAGTAACATTGATGCAGCAGAGCAATCAATTATTAAAAAAATATGATCCGGAAATATCGGAAACCATAACACGAGCTTTAACACAACAAGGTATTCATTTTATTACCGGAATAAAATTCAAGCGTATCGAACAAGACGGGCAGATAAAGAAAGTCCATATAAAGACTGAGGGTAAGGAACAAGTTATTGAAGCAGAGCAGTTGCTTGTCGCAACAGGACGCAAACCGAACACAGCAAACTTAAATCTGTATTCAGCAAACGTTAAGGTCGGTACCCGGGGTGAAGTCCTCATTGATGAATTTTCCAGAACGACCAATCCACGTATTTATGCAGCTGGGGATGTCACGCTCGGCCCGCAATTCGTCTATGTCGCTGCTTATCAAGGCGGTCTTGCTGCAGACAATGCCGTCGGAGGACTTGGTCAAAAAACCGACTTAGACTTTGTACCGAGCGTTATGTTTACAACTCCATCAACTGCCATGGTTGGATTAACGGAAGAGCAGGCAATAAAAAAAGGCCTTAAGGTAAAAACGTCTGTTCTGCCTTTAAGTACCGTGCCCAGAGCAATCGTTAATCGAGAGACGACTGGTGTCTTTAAATTAGTGGCAGAAGCAAAGACACTCAAGGTCTTGGGCGTCCATATTGTTGCTGAAAATGCGGGAGACGTGATCTATGCTGCGACATTAGCCGTAAAGTTTGGGATGACTGTGGAAGATCTTCAAGATACCCTCACGCCTTATCTCACTATGGCCGAAGGCTTAAGGTTAGCAGCACTCACATTTGACAAAGATATATCTACACTTTCTTGTTGTGCAGGATAA
- the merR gene encoding Hg(II)-responsive transcriptional regulator has product MGLRIGQLASRTYVNKETIRYYERLGLIPIPSRTAKGYRIYKAQTVDRVNFIKKLKRLGFTLNEIDKLLGVVDRNEVKCRDIYDFTVNKIGEIQHKIEELNKLEKMLVDLKKRCPENKEIYECPIIESLM; this is encoded by the coding sequence ATGGGGTTACGAATCGGACAGCTGGCCAGCCGAACTTACGTCAACAAAGAAACGATCCGGTACTATGAACGGCTGGGGCTAATTCCAATTCCCTCTCGTACAGCGAAAGGATACCGTATCTATAAGGCTCAAACAGTGGACCGAGTGAATTTTATTAAAAAGTTGAAGAGATTAGGATTTACATTGAATGAAATTGACAAGTTGTTAGGCGTTGTTGACCGCAATGAAGTGAAGTGCAGAGATATATATGATTTTACCGTTAACAAGATTGGTGAGATACAGCATAAAATCGAGGAATTAAACAAACTTGAAAAGATGCTTGTCGATCTGAAAAAAAGATGTCCTGAGAATAAAGAGATTTATGAGTGCCCCATTATTGAATCCTTAATGTGA
- a CDS encoding geranylgeranyl reductase family protein, with the protein MDSKIYDVIIVGAGPGGSSLAAKLAEVGLHVLILEKQSFPRYKVCGGGVTKRALLKMPIDITPIIRDQITSLITVEGNHDIQGFKHKTPFIYMVMRDELDQLLAKHAVDCGAELKEDSFVKRVVEYGGRVDVFTRDEKYSGRYLVGADGVNSIVAKQVGLMSERRKALALEYEFRCDQATNAKYKNKVIIDYTRVPDGYIWIFPKNGILSAGIGSYSLSQKLMSKYLLSFLDHQEMSGDLLSAKGSFLSAGGTRQPIMTQRTALIGDAAGLVDSFAGEGIYYALWSAELLSDHLIKSIRDRYSEAFLTYQRDVDLTIMPELSTLDQFGRKFYKNPKLMQKIVSRFPKLLSLVFDVLEGKRDYSKLYKKFNIVKSYGHFLNLKSSIFT; encoded by the coding sequence ATGGATTCAAAGATTTATGATGTAATTATTGTCGGAGCAGGTCCTGGTGGCAGCTCACTGGCAGCAAAGCTTGCTGAAGTAGGACTTCATGTTTTAATTTTAGAGAAGCAAAGTTTTCCACGTTATAAAGTATGTGGAGGCGGGGTTACCAAGAGAGCCCTCCTGAAAATGCCGATTGATATCACACCGATTATTCGAGATCAGATCACTTCACTTATCACGGTGGAAGGAAATCATGACATTCAGGGGTTTAAACATAAAACGCCGTTTATTTATATGGTTATGAGAGACGAATTGGATCAACTACTGGCGAAACATGCCGTTGACTGTGGTGCAGAACTGAAAGAGGATTCCTTCGTTAAAAGAGTGGTCGAGTACGGTGGAAGGGTCGATGTATTTACAAGGGATGAGAAATATTCAGGACGGTATTTGGTTGGAGCCGATGGCGTAAACAGTATCGTTGCGAAACAGGTGGGGTTAATGTCGGAACGAAGGAAAGCTCTGGCATTGGAATATGAATTCAGATGTGACCAGGCAACAAACGCAAAATATAAAAACAAGGTTATCATTGATTATACCAGAGTACCCGATGGATATATATGGATATTTCCAAAAAATGGAATTCTATCGGCAGGCATCGGTTCTTACTCGTTAAGTCAGAAATTGATGTCGAAATATTTGCTTTCATTTTTGGACCATCAGGAAATGAGTGGAGATCTGCTGAGCGCGAAGGGATCTTTTTTGTCTGCTGGCGGTACCCGGCAGCCAATCATGACGCAACGAACAGCATTAATCGGAGACGCAGCCGGACTGGTCGATTCATTTGCCGGAGAGGGCATCTACTATGCTTTGTGGAGTGCTGAATTACTTTCTGACCATTTAATAAAGTCGATCAGGGATAGATATAGTGAAGCATTCTTAACCTATCAAAGAGATGTTGATCTGACAATCATGCCCGAACTCAGTACATTGGATCAGTTTGGCCGGAAATTTTACAAAAATCCGAAATTGATGCAAAAGATTGTTTCTCGTTTTCCTAAGTTATTAAGCTTAGTTTTTGATGTATTAGAAGGAAAAAGAGATTATAGCAAACTGTACAAGAAATTCAATATAGTAAAATCGTACGGCCATTTTTTGAATCTGAAAAGCTCTATTTTCACTTGA
- the lgt gene encoding prolipoprotein diacylglyceryl transferase has protein sequence MWFPGPVLFRIGPIPINTLGASVALATLFGLWLINREAKRQGIQADYMVEFAIYCVLGGVLGARLWFVLFKWPYYAAHPAEIFMVWMGGLAIQGGILGGTLVGIWLAKKHKLPVWQVADIVAPALILGMAIGRISDFLTGDAYGIPSNSILAVSYPPGTFVYNIFGSTPVLPMPLFEAIGDLIIFGFLLLIKYRKPFQGFLFLQMLILYSTLRFTLEFWRGDSLRTLLNLKVAQLTALATIILAIGFMIGRYRQMKAAHRE, from the coding sequence ATGTGGTTTCCAGGACCTGTTTTATTTAGAATCGGACCGATTCCAATTAATACGTTGGGTGCTTCGGTAGCTCTGGCAACGCTCTTTGGTTTATGGTTGATAAATCGTGAGGCCAAGAGGCAAGGTATTCAAGCGGATTACATGGTGGAATTCGCTATTTATTGTGTATTGGGTGGTGTTCTTGGAGCAAGATTGTGGTTTGTTCTCTTCAAATGGCCGTATTACGCTGCTCATCCAGCAGAAATTTTTATGGTTTGGATGGGGGGACTGGCAATACAAGGTGGCATTCTCGGCGGTACTTTAGTAGGAATCTGGCTCGCTAAGAAGCATAAATTGCCAGTTTGGCAGGTAGCCGATATCGTGGCACCGGCGTTAATACTCGGAATGGCGATTGGTCGCATATCAGATTTTCTTACCGGTGACGCTTATGGTATTCCAAGCAATTCCATCTTGGCTGTTTCCTATCCTCCGGGAACATTTGTCTACAACATCTTTGGCAGCACGCCGGTCCTGCCGATGCCCTTATTTGAGGCCATCGGTGATTTGATCATCTTTGGCTTTTTGCTATTGATTAAATATAGAAAACCATTCCAAGGGTTTCTATTCCTTCAGATGTTAATACTTTACTCAACGTTGAGATTTACTTTAGAGTTCTGGAGAGGAGACAGCCTAAGGACATTACTTAATCTGAAAGTCGCTCAATTGACGGCTTTGGCAACGATTATCTTAGCGATCGGTTTTATGATCGGACGCTATAGACAAATGAAAGCTGCTCATCGAGAGTAA